A genomic window from Diospyros lotus cultivar Yz01 chromosome 2, ASM1463336v1, whole genome shotgun sequence includes:
- the LOC127795493 gene encoding pentatricopeptide repeat-containing protein At4g21065-like, protein MLQIAAKAKRASLSRYIPLFSLVKPTATFDSSSSLHQQCQSPYHSVALSVRSSVLSSAKFRANQTHFSSFDYASVLQSCIARRAIDPGRQLHAQLCLTGLGYNTSLATKLINLYCVCDSLSDARHLFDRIPKDNIFLWNVLIRGYAWNGPYEVAISLYYQMLDYGIIPDNFTFPFVLKACSALSAIGVGRDIHDNVIRTGWEMDVFVGAALIDMYAKCGCVGDSRRVFDRILDRDVVLWNSMLAAYSQNGCPEDCLLLCGEMASVGVRPTVATLVTAISASADIAALPQGRELHGYSWRHGFEIQDKVKTAFVDMYAKSGSLKVARTLFERLVEKRIVSWNAMITGYAMHCHTAEALDLFEEMVREARPDHITFVGVLSACNHGGLLDEGRKYFEAMIRDYQIEPTVQHYTCMVDLLGHCSQLDEAYDLIMQMRMAPDSGIWGALLNSCKIHGNVELGEIALERLIELDPDDAGNYVILSNIYAQAGRWEGVAKLRRLMINRGIKKSIACSWIEVKNKLHTFLSGDKSHPMSDDIYAELERLGGRMAEAGYVPNTAPVFHDVEDDEKAGMVCSHSERLAIAFGLISTPSGTKLLITKNLRVCEDCHVAIKFISKITQREIIVRDVNRYHHFRDGVCSCGDYW, encoded by the coding sequence ATGCTTCAGATCGCAGCAAAAGCAAAGAGAGCGtctctttctcggtacataccACTATTCTCTCTTGTCAAACCCACCGCCACCTTTGATTCATCGTCTAGCCTACACCAACAATGCCAATCCCCTTATCACTCTGTTGCATTGTCAGTCCGTAGCAGCGTTCTTTCTTCTGCTAAATTCCGAGCCAATCAGACCCATTTTTCCTCGTTTGATTATGCGTCTGTCCTCCAGTCTTGTATAGCTCGGAGAGCTATCGATCCGGGAAGGCAGCTCCACGCCCAGCTCTGCCTCACTGGCCTTGGATACAATACCAGTTTAGCCAccaaacttattaatttatactGCGTTTGCGACTCTTTGTCGGATGCCCGCCACCTGTTTGATAGAATTCCCAAGGACAATATCTTTCTTTGGAACGTTTTGATTCGTGGGTATGCGTGGAATGGGCCTTATGAGGTTGCGATTTCTCTCTACTACCAAATGCTAGATTATGGTATAATTCCTGATAACTTCACGTTCCCGTTTGTCCTCAAGGCGTGCTCGGCGCTCTCTGCAATTGGCGTGGGCAGGGACATTCATGATAATGTGATACGAACTGGATGGGAAATGGACGTCTTTGTGGGTGCAGCTCTTATTGATATGTATGCAAAGTGTGGTTGTGTTGGTGATTCTCGTCGAGTCTTCGATAGGATCCTAGATCGAGATGTAGTCCTGTGGAATTCTATGCTTGCTGCTTACTCCCAAAATGGGTGCCCGGAGGATTGCTTGTTGCTCTGTGGTGAGATGGCATCAGTAGGTGTAAGACCCACAGTTGCAACTCTTGTCACTGCCATCTCGGCTTCTGCCGACATTGCTGCCCTTCCCCAAGGGAGAGAACTTCATGGATATAGTTGGAGACATGGGTTTGAGATCCAAGACAAAGTGAAGACAGCCTTTGTTGATATGTATGCGAAAAGTGGTTCGTTAAAGGTTGCTCGAACTTTGTTTGAGCGGCTTGTGGAGAAAAGAATTGTTTCTTGGAATGCGATGATTACTGGGTATGCAATGCATTGTCACACTGCCGAAGCACTTGATTTGTTTGAGGAAATGGTCAGAGAAGCTCGGCCAGATCACATAACTTTCGTTGGTGTTTTATCAGCTTGCAACCATGGAGGTTTGCTGGATGAAGGACGAAAGTACTTTGAAGCAATGATAAGAGATTACCAAATTGAACCGACTGTTCAGCATTATACTTGCATGGTTGATCTCCTTGGCCATTGCAGTCAGTTGGATGAGGCTTACGATCTTATAATGCAGATGAGAATGGCACCGGATTCTGGCATCTGGGGTGCTTTACTGAATTCATGCAAAATACACGGAAACGTGGAATTAGGGGAGATTGCATTAGAGAGGCTGATTGAGCTTGATCCTGATGATGCAGgcaattatgttattttatccAACATTTATGCTCAAGCTGGGAGGTGGGAAGGGGTTGCAAAGCTAAGAAGACTGATGATAAATAGGGGAATAAAGAAAAGCATTGCTTGTAGCTGGATTGAAGTGAAAAACAAACTTCACACATTTCTGTCTGGAGATAAATCTCACCCTATGTCCGACGACATATATGCAGAACTAGAAAGGTTGGGAGGCCGAATGGCTGAGGCTGGCTATGTGCCAAATACTGCACCTGTTTTCCATGATGTAGAGGATGACGAGAAGGCGGGAATGGTGTGCAGTCACAGTGAACGTCTGGCAATTGCATTTGGACTTATAAGCACACCCTCTGGGACCAAGCTTCTGATAACCAAGAACCTCCGGGTTTGTGAAGACTGCCATGTGGCGATCAAGTTTATATCAAAAATTACGCAAAGAGAAATAATCGTAAGAGATGTCAACCGCTATCATCATTTTAGGGATGGCGTATGTTCTTGTGGTGATTATTGGTGA
- the LOC127794000 gene encoding 30S ribosomal protein S17, chloroplastic — MPLLQLPLSQFNSLNLSTPFLHGSSPAALLLLRKPSPSASTSPSPPSPTFLPPIRAMKSIQGRVVCATNDKTVNVEVIRLAPHPKYKRRVRKKKKFQAHDPDNRFKVGDYVQLEKCRPISKTKTFLAVPVAARNVRKDKEVVSPEIGLPLESQQP, encoded by the coding sequence ATGCCGCTGCTGCAACTCCCACTCTCCCAGTTCAATTCCCTCAACCTCTCCACCCCTTTCCTCCATGGGTCCTCCCCCGCcgccctcctcctcctccgcaaGCCCTCCCCCTCCGCCTCCACCTCTCCCTCTCCTCCTAGCCCTACTTTCCTGCCGCCCATTCGGGCCATGAAGTCGATACAGGGCCGCGTCGTCTGCGCCACCAATGACAAGACCGTCAACGTTGAGGTCATCCGCCTGGCGCCCCACCCCAAGTACAAGCGCCGCGTccgcaagaagaagaagttccAGGCCCACGACCCCGACAACCGATTCAAGGTCGGCGACTACGTCCAGCTCGAGAAGTGCCGCCCCATTAGCAAGACCAAGACCTTTCTCGCCGTACCTGTCGCCGCCCGCAACGTGCGCAAGGACAAGGAGGTCGTCTCGCCGGAGATCGGGCTTCCACTGGAGTCTCAGCAGCCGTAG
- the LOC127795954 gene encoding homeobox-leucine zipper protein GLABRA 2 isoform X2 has protein sequence MGVEMSNPPPTSRARDFLASPALSLSLAGIFRHGAAAAAENAEVENGEEGNGGRREETVEISSENSGPARSRSDEDLDGDDDGDGDEDDDGDKNKKKKRKKYHRHTTEQIREMEALFKESPHPDEKQRQQLSKKLGLAPRQVKFWFQNRRTQIKAIQERHENSLLKNEMEKLRDENKSLRETINKACCPNCGFATSARDAEDQQLRIENARLKAEIEKLRAAAGKFPRGTSPASSSCSAGNDQENRSSLDFYTGTFGLEKSRITEFAGRAMEELRKMASAGEPLWIRSIETGREILNYDEYVREFSVENSGNGSPKRSIEASRETGVVFVDLPWLVQCFMDVNQWKEMFPSMISKAATVDVISHGEGPNRNGALQLMFAELQMLTPTVPTREVYFIRYCKQLSAEQWAIVDVSVDKVEDNIDSSLEKCRKRPSGCIIEDQANGHCKVIWVEHFECQKSMVPTMYRAIVNSGMAFGARHWIATLQQQCKRLVFFMATNVPTKDSSGVATLAGRKSILKMAQRMTSMFCQAVGASSYHTWTKMFSKTGDDIRVSSRKNLNDPGEPLGVIVCAVSSVWLPVSQLVLFDFLRDETRRNESS, from the exons ATGGGCGTGGAAATGTCGAATCCTCCTCCGACCTCTCGTGCCAGAGACTTCTTGGCCTCCCCGGCTCTCTCTCTTAGTCtg GCTGGGATTTTCCGGCACggagcggcggcggcggcggagaaTGCGGAGGTGGAGAACGGGGAGGAGGGGAACGGCGGCCGGAGAGAGGAGACGGTGGAGATCAGCAGCGAGAACTCCGGGCCGGCGAGATCACGGTCCGACGAGGACCTGGACGGCGACGACGACGGCGACGGCGACGAAGATGATGACGGCgacaagaacaagaagaagaagaggaagaagtatCACAGACACACCACCGAGCAAATCAGGGAAATGGAAGC GCTTTTTAAGGAATCACCGCATCCTGATGAGAAGCAAAGACAGCAACTTAGCAAGAAACTAGGCCTTGCTCCCAGACAAGTCAAGTTTTGGTTCCAAAATCGTCGAACCCAGATCAAG GCCATACAGGAGCGCCATGAAAACTCACTGCTGAAGAACGAAATGGAGAAGCTTCGAGACGAAAACAAGAGCTTGAGGGAGACCATCAACAAAGCTTGCTGCCCCAATTGCGGCTTTGCCACCTCTGCAAGGGATGCAGAAGACCAGCAGCTTCGAATCGAAAATGCCAGACTCAAGGCTGAG ATCGAAAAGCTTCGAGCGGCTGCCGGGAAGTTCCCTCGGGGCACGTCGCCGGCGAGCTCGTCGTGCTCGGCCGGAAACGACCAGGAGAACCGGAGTTCTTTGGATTTCTACACGGGGACTTTTGGGCTTGAGAAATCGAGAATTACGGAGTTTGCTGGACGAGCAATGGAAGAGCTGAGGAAGATGGCCAGCGCCGGAGAGCCGCTCTGGATTCGCAGCATCGAGACGGGGCGCGAGATACTTAACTACGACGAGTATGTCAGAGAGTTTTCTGTTGAGAATTCGGGTAACGGGAGCCCGAAAAGGTCCATTGAGGCCTCGAGAGAGACCGGCGTTGTGTTCGTCGATCTCCCATGGCTGGTTCAATGCTTCATGGATGTG AACCAATGGAAGGAGATGTTTCCAAGCATGATATCCAAAGCAGCCACCGTCGACGTGATCTCCCACGGCGAGGGTCCTAACAGGAACGGCGCGCTCCAGCTG ATGTTTGCAGAGCTGCAAATGCTGACGCCAACGGTGCCAACCAGAGAAGTGTACTTCATACGATACTGCAAGCAACTCAGCGCAGAGCAGTGGGCAATCGTTGATGTCTCAGTCGACAAAGTTGAAGACAACATCGATTCATCCCTCGAAAAATGTAGAAAACGGCCCTCTGGTTGCATAATCGAGGATCAAGCAAATGGCCATTGCAAG GTGATATGGGTCGAGCATTTCGAATGTCAGAAGAGCATGGTTCCGACCATGTATCGAGCGATAGTTAACAGCGGGATGGCCTTTGGTGCCCGGCATTGGATAGCAACGCTGCAGCAGCAGTGCAAGCGTCTCGTGTTCTTCATGGCCACCAATGTTCCAACCAAAGATTCAAGCG GTGTGGCGACACTGGCGGGGAGGAAAAGCATACTGAAAATGGCGCAAAGAATGACATCCATGTTTTGCCAGGCAGTTGGGGCATCAAGCTACCACACATGGACCAAGATGTTCAGCAAAACAGGAGACGACATAAGGGTCTCTTCCAGGAAGAACCTAAACGATCCCGGAGAACCTCTTGGGGTAATCGTATGTGCAGTTTCATCTGTGTGGTTGCCCGTCTCTCAGCTTGTTCTGTTCGATTTTCTCAGAGATGAAACACGTCGAAATGAG AGTTCTTAA
- the LOC127795494 gene encoding protein CURVATURE THYLAKOID 1C, chloroplastic, with translation MASIVANLPPPLFFNGRQPLLLRTLRKFAVSASGERHGRVAIVAKARSESSESSTSLSVVKSVQNIWDNSEDRIALVGLGFAAIVAIWASANLVTAIDKLPILPSVLEFIGILFSSWFIYRYLLLKPDREELFGSINKSVSEILGQ, from the exons ATGGCTTCAATTGTTGCAAACCTGCCTCCGCCACTGTTCTTCAACGGAAGACAGCCCCTTCTGCTGAGAACTCTTCGCAAATTTGCAGTGTCTGCCTCTGGAG AGAGACACGGACGTGTTGCCATTGTTGCAAAGGCTAGAAGTGAAAGCTCTGAATCATCTACCTCCCTGAGTGTTGTTAAATCTGTTCAGAATATA TGGGATAACTCTGAAGATCGGATTGCTCTTGTAGGGCTGGGATTTGCTGCAATTGTAGCTATTTGGGCATCTGCAAATCTAGTTACG GCCATTGACAAACTTCCTATACTCCCAAGTGTTTTGGAATTCATCGGCATATTGTTTTCTTCG TGGTTCATATATCGGTATCTCTTATTGAAACCTGACAG GGAAGAGCTGTTCGGATCAATTAACAAGTCAGTATCAGAGATCTTGGGCCAGTAA
- the LOC127795954 gene encoding homeobox-leucine zipper protein GLABRA 2 isoform X1, protein MGVEMSNPPPTSRARDFLASPALSLSLAGIFRHGAAAAAENAEVENGEEGNGGRREETVEISSENSGPARSRSDEDLDGDDDGDGDEDDDGDKNKKKKRKKYHRHTTEQIREMEALFKESPHPDEKQRQQLSKKLGLAPRQVKFWFQNRRTQIKAIQERHENSLLKNEMEKLRDENKSLRETINKACCPNCGFATSARDAEDQQLRIENARLKAEIEKLRAAAGKFPRGTSPASSSCSAGNDQENRSSLDFYTGTFGLEKSRITEFAGRAMEELRKMASAGEPLWIRSIETGREILNYDEYVREFSVENSGNGSPKRSIEASRETGVVFVDLPWLVQCFMDVNQWKEMFPSMISKAATVDVISHGEGPNRNGALQLMFAELQMLTPTVPTREVYFIRYCKQLSAEQWAIVDVSVDKVEDNIDSSLEKCRKRPSGCIIEDQANGHCKVIWVEHFECQKSMVPTMYRAIVNSGMAFGARHWIATLQQQCKRLVFFMATNVPTKDSSGVATLAGRKSILKMAQRMTSMFCQAVGASSYHTWTKMFSKTGDDIRVSSRKNLNDPGEPLGVIVCAVSSVWLPVSQLVLFDFLRDETRRNEWDITSSGGPMQCIVSLAKGQDRGNTVTIQRMKLKEQSMLVLQDSSTNAYESMVVYAPVDISSMQPVMAGCDSGNIAILPSGFSILPDGPESRPLVLTSSRQEDKSSDGGSLLTIAFQILTNTSPAAKLTMDSVESVNAIISSTLQNIKKSLQCEDG, encoded by the exons ATGGGCGTGGAAATGTCGAATCCTCCTCCGACCTCTCGTGCCAGAGACTTCTTGGCCTCCCCGGCTCTCTCTCTTAGTCtg GCTGGGATTTTCCGGCACggagcggcggcggcggcggagaaTGCGGAGGTGGAGAACGGGGAGGAGGGGAACGGCGGCCGGAGAGAGGAGACGGTGGAGATCAGCAGCGAGAACTCCGGGCCGGCGAGATCACGGTCCGACGAGGACCTGGACGGCGACGACGACGGCGACGGCGACGAAGATGATGACGGCgacaagaacaagaagaagaagaggaagaagtatCACAGACACACCACCGAGCAAATCAGGGAAATGGAAGC GCTTTTTAAGGAATCACCGCATCCTGATGAGAAGCAAAGACAGCAACTTAGCAAGAAACTAGGCCTTGCTCCCAGACAAGTCAAGTTTTGGTTCCAAAATCGTCGAACCCAGATCAAG GCCATACAGGAGCGCCATGAAAACTCACTGCTGAAGAACGAAATGGAGAAGCTTCGAGACGAAAACAAGAGCTTGAGGGAGACCATCAACAAAGCTTGCTGCCCCAATTGCGGCTTTGCCACCTCTGCAAGGGATGCAGAAGACCAGCAGCTTCGAATCGAAAATGCCAGACTCAAGGCTGAG ATCGAAAAGCTTCGAGCGGCTGCCGGGAAGTTCCCTCGGGGCACGTCGCCGGCGAGCTCGTCGTGCTCGGCCGGAAACGACCAGGAGAACCGGAGTTCTTTGGATTTCTACACGGGGACTTTTGGGCTTGAGAAATCGAGAATTACGGAGTTTGCTGGACGAGCAATGGAAGAGCTGAGGAAGATGGCCAGCGCCGGAGAGCCGCTCTGGATTCGCAGCATCGAGACGGGGCGCGAGATACTTAACTACGACGAGTATGTCAGAGAGTTTTCTGTTGAGAATTCGGGTAACGGGAGCCCGAAAAGGTCCATTGAGGCCTCGAGAGAGACCGGCGTTGTGTTCGTCGATCTCCCATGGCTGGTTCAATGCTTCATGGATGTG AACCAATGGAAGGAGATGTTTCCAAGCATGATATCCAAAGCAGCCACCGTCGACGTGATCTCCCACGGCGAGGGTCCTAACAGGAACGGCGCGCTCCAGCTG ATGTTTGCAGAGCTGCAAATGCTGACGCCAACGGTGCCAACCAGAGAAGTGTACTTCATACGATACTGCAAGCAACTCAGCGCAGAGCAGTGGGCAATCGTTGATGTCTCAGTCGACAAAGTTGAAGACAACATCGATTCATCCCTCGAAAAATGTAGAAAACGGCCCTCTGGTTGCATAATCGAGGATCAAGCAAATGGCCATTGCAAG GTGATATGGGTCGAGCATTTCGAATGTCAGAAGAGCATGGTTCCGACCATGTATCGAGCGATAGTTAACAGCGGGATGGCCTTTGGTGCCCGGCATTGGATAGCAACGCTGCAGCAGCAGTGCAAGCGTCTCGTGTTCTTCATGGCCACCAATGTTCCAACCAAAGATTCAAGCG GTGTGGCGACACTGGCGGGGAGGAAAAGCATACTGAAAATGGCGCAAAGAATGACATCCATGTTTTGCCAGGCAGTTGGGGCATCAAGCTACCACACATGGACCAAGATGTTCAGCAAAACAGGAGACGACATAAGGGTCTCTTCCAGGAAGAACCTAAACGATCCCGGAGAACCTCTTGGGGTAATCGTATGTGCAGTTTCATCTGTGTGGTTGCCCGTCTCTCAGCTTGTTCTGTTCGATTTTCTCAGAGATGAAACACGTCGAAATGAG TGGGACATAACCTCGAGCGGAGGTCCAATGCAATGCATAGTAAGCCTGGCCAAGGGACAGGATCGTGGCAACACTGTCACCATCCAA AGAATGAAGTTGAAAGAGCAGAGCATGCTGGTACTTCAAGATAGCAGCACCAACGCTTATGAATCAATGGTGGTCTATGCTCCGGTGGACATCAGCAGCATGCAGCCCGTGATGGCGGGCTGCGACTCTGGCAACATCGCAATATTGCCTTCGGGTTTCTCCATTCTCCCAGATGGACCCGAGTCCAGGCCTCTGGTGTTAACTTCATCGAGGCAAGAGGATAAGAGCTCGGACGGCGGATCCTTGCTCACCATAGCATTTCAGATCCTCACCAACACCTCTCCCGCTGCCAAGCTAACAATGGACTCCGTGGAGTCTGTCAACGCTATCATTTCATCCACATTGCAGAATATTAAGAAGAGCTTGCAGTGTGAAGATGGGTGA